CTTCAATGCCAGTGACTTCTACCGTGAGGTCGCCATTAATGCGAACTTCCCCCTGGTAGACTTCATCACCCTGCTTAATTTCGATATCCGCACGGTAACCGGGGAAGTTGGCGTCCCAGGTGTAGCGGTTTTCGTAGGCGGCTTGAAACAACTCACGAGCGCTGGTTTGCTCTGTCATAAATTCTTAATATCAATCAACACTCTCTAGTTTAGGAATGTTTACTGAGTATTGAACTGCTCAGCCAAAAATTGCCGCACGCCAAAGAAATTGGGGATTGGACTTTTGAAGGTTGACTTTTGACTTCTTGTGCTATTTTCCAGTAGCTCAAGACGCACTCGACTGGTTGGCAATCATCATGGGTTCCTGATAAAGTGGCACCGTAAAGGTAACGGTTGACCCTAATCCTTCACCCATACTGTAAAAATTGACAACACCTCCCATCGTTTCCACTAGTCGTTGAGAAATCGTCAGACCTAAACCTGTGCCGCCATATTGACGAGTGCGTTCGCCATCCACCTGACTGAAAGCCTGAAATAGCTTGTCTTGCTTGTCTAGAGAAACACCAATCCCAGTATCAGCGACTCGAATCTTGACCATACCGGGGAATTCTTGGTCTTTAAACGATACTTTTTTCTTGAGGACTTCAGCACTAATAGTTACCCAACCTTCGGGGGTAAATTTGATCGCATTGCCAGTCAAGTTTAAGAGAATTTGCAGGAGCCGCTGATAGTTTCCGTACACAATGATTTCATCACGAGTATTGGGTAGCTCGATATTGAAACTGAGGTTCTTTTGTTGTGCTTGATTCTGAGTAAAATCTCGAACATTATCCAGCAGTTCATGGAGCTTAACTTGGCCTAATTCCAGCTCCATTTTACCGGCTTCAATTTTGGCGATATCTAAGATATCGTTGATGATATCTAATAGATGCAGCGCTGAGCGATGGGCGTCATCCATAAATGACGCCTGTTCCTCAGGTGTATCTACCATGCCGTCAATGATCAGTTTAAGGCTACAGATAATGCCATTGAGAGGGGTTCGCAACTCGTGGGTGGTGTTTGCAAGAAATTGGCTTTTGAGTCGAGAAACTGCTTCTGCTTGTTCGCGAGCTTCTTCTAATTCTTTATAGAGGGTGGCATGAGCGATCGCAGTTCCGACTTGTTCAGCCAGTTCTCGCACCAATTCGATTTCTGCCTCGCTCCAGATGCGGTGGCGATCGCACTGTTGTAGTTTAATCAAACCATTGGGTTGGTCTGTATAGGTAGTGGAAACGACTAACACGGACTGCTTTTGGCATTCTGAGGTTGTGGCTTGCTCAACCACTACGGGTTCGTGACTAAACAGCGCTTGTCTCAGCGAGGGTTCCGAGGCCAAATCCAGCTTTTT
This Microcoleus sp. AS-A8 DNA region includes the following protein-coding sequences:
- a CDS encoding ATP-binding protein, translated to MTAPINLQHPLSGYTDMESATAPSKSSFLQGLGSELVFTQDASGQYHSFYWQGAERYGLTNEQVLGLPLRETFHPIAADAYLEQIQRILEQRTPERCIHSLAYKDQLLPFELVITPILQADGKATRVLVMGHLLPEASVQKVIDSFVPLSLDPNSKLLTQIARKIRRTLDLDTIWQETVKSLGKALQVSHCMICSYKPDDPEVRIKAEYFQDSRRSNVGKKLDLASEPSLRQALFSHEPVVVEQATTSECQKQSVLVVSTTYTDQPNGLIKLQQCDRHRIWSEAEIELVRELAEQVGTAIAHATLYKELEEAREQAEAVSRLKSQFLANTTHELRTPLNGIICSLKLIIDGMVDTPEEQASFMDDAHRSALHLLDIINDILDIAKIEAGKMELELGQVKLHELLDNVRDFTQNQAQQKNLSFNIELPNTRDEIIVYGNYQRLLQILLNLTGNAIKFTPEGWVTISAEVLKKKVSFKDQEFPGMVKIRVADTGIGVSLDKQDKLFQAFSQVDGERTRQYGGTGLGLTISQRLVETMGGVVNFYSMGEGLGSTVTFTVPLYQEPMMIANQSSAS